From a single Bacillus pumilus genomic region:
- the ctaD gene encoding cytochrome c oxidase subunit I, which translates to MVSTIAKKRGFGAVLWDYLTTVDHKKIAVLYLVAGGFFFLIGGLEAMIIRIQLAIPENDFVSAGFYNEVMTMHGTTMIFLAAMPLLFALMNAVVPIQIGARDVAFPFVNSLGFWLFFFGGIFLNLGWFMGGAPDAGWTAYASLTLNSEGHGMDFYILGLQIAGIGTLIAGINFLATIINMRTPGMTYMRMPLFTWTTFVASALILFAFPPLTAGLAMLMLDRMFDTSFFNPELGGNTIIWEHLFWIFGHPEVYILILPAFGIFSEIIPVFARKRLFGYSSMVFATVLIGFLGFMVWAHHMFTTGLGPIANAIFAVATMAIAVPTGIKVFNWLLTIWGGNVKFTTPMLYSVAFIPSFLLGGVTGVMLAAAAADYQFHDTYFVVAHFHYVIIGGVVFGILAGVHYWWPKMFGKILNEKLGKISFVLFFIGFHLTFFIQHFLGLWGMPRRVFTFLPGQGLDLGNLVSTIGALFMFVAVVILLINVIWTTAKGERVSGDPWGDGRTLEWAVSSPPPEYNFKQLPLVRGLDPLWIEKMDGKKGMTASEPLDDIHMPNNSILPVIISFGLFVSAFGFMYRQEHSWGLPVILIGLGITFATMLVRSLKDDHGYHIHKEDLTDDDDKGVKA; encoded by the coding sequence ATGGTGAGTACAATAGCTAAAAAGCGGGGGTTTGGCGCTGTCTTATGGGATTACTTGACGACGGTTGACCACAAAAAAATTGCCGTACTATATTTAGTGGCAGGGGGATTTTTCTTTTTAATTGGCGGCCTGGAAGCGATGATTATCCGTATTCAGCTAGCCATCCCTGAAAATGATTTTGTAAGTGCAGGGTTCTATAATGAAGTCATGACGATGCATGGAACAACGATGATTTTCCTTGCAGCAATGCCGCTTTTATTTGCATTAATGAATGCGGTTGTACCCATTCAAATTGGTGCACGTGACGTAGCGTTTCCGTTTGTGAATTCACTTGGTTTTTGGCTATTCTTTTTCGGAGGAATTTTCTTAAACCTTGGATGGTTTATGGGCGGGGCACCTGATGCAGGCTGGACTGCATATGCTTCGCTCACGCTGAATTCAGAAGGGCACGGCATGGATTTCTATATTTTAGGGTTGCAGATAGCGGGGATTGGGACGCTGATTGCCGGAATCAACTTTCTTGCAACGATTATTAATATGAGAACACCTGGTATGACGTATATGAGAATGCCGCTCTTTACTTGGACGACATTTGTCGCCTCGGCATTGATTTTATTCGCATTCCCGCCGCTTACAGCAGGGCTTGCGATGCTGATGCTTGATAGAATGTTTGATACGAGCTTTTTCAATCCAGAGCTCGGCGGAAATACAATCATCTGGGAGCATTTGTTCTGGATTTTCGGACACCCAGAAGTTTATATCTTAATCCTGCCAGCATTCGGAATATTCTCTGAAATCATTCCAGTGTTTGCGAGGAAAAGGTTGTTTGGTTATTCGTCCATGGTGTTTGCTACAGTATTAATTGGTTTCCTCGGATTCATGGTGTGGGCGCATCACATGTTCACAACAGGACTTGGTCCGATTGCCAATGCAATCTTTGCTGTCGCCACGATGGCGATTGCAGTGCCGACAGGAATTAAAGTATTTAACTGGCTACTCACCATATGGGGCGGTAATGTAAAGTTTACAACGCCGATGCTGTATTCCGTTGCCTTTATACCGTCATTTTTACTTGGCGGGGTAACCGGAGTCATGCTTGCAGCAGCTGCAGCGGATTATCAGTTCCATGATACGTACTTTGTTGTGGCGCATTTCCACTACGTCATTATTGGCGGTGTGGTATTCGGTATTTTAGCTGGTGTGCATTACTGGTGGCCGAAGATGTTTGGAAAAATACTAAATGAGAAGCTTGGGAAAATTAGCTTTGTGCTATTTTTCATCGGTTTCCATTTAACCTTCTTTATCCAGCATTTCCTCGGTCTTTGGGGCATGCCGCGCCGAGTCTTTACATTCCTGCCAGGTCAGGGGTTAGACCTTGGGAACTTGGTCAGTACGATTGGGGCACTGTTTATGTTTGTAGCTGTTGTCATCCTGTTGATTAACGTCATCTGGACGACAGCGAAAGGGGAGCGTGTATCGGGCGATCCTTGGGGAGATGGAAGAACGCTTGAATGGGCAGTGTCTTCACCTCCTCCAGAATATAACTTTAAACAGCTGCCACTTGTCAGAGGACTAGATCCATTATGGATTGAAAAAATGGACGGTAAAAAAGGAATGACAGCATCTGAACCGCTCGATGATATTCACATGCCGAATAATTCCATTTTACCTGTCATTATCTCATTCGGTCTATTTGTGTCAGCGTTTGGCTTCATGTATCGTCAAGAGCACAGCTGGGGGCTTCCAGTGATTCTCATTGGTCTTGGCATTACATTTGCGACCATGCTGGTTCGCTCTCTTAAAGATGATCATGGGTACCATATTCACAAAGAAGATCTGACCGATGACGATGATAAAGGGGTGAAAGCATAA
- the ctaE gene encoding cytochrome c oxidase subunit III → MEPQKMTAETFPASPEKATLEGKNKFVGFWLFLGGETVLFASLFATYLALKNSNAGGAKTTDMFDLTLVFIATMLLLTSSLTSVYAMYHMKNFAFKKMQLWLGVTVLLGASFLGVEIYEFYHYVHEYEFTITSSALGSSFYTLVGTHGAHVAFGLCWITALMIRNMRRGLDLYNAPKYYVASLYWHFIDVVWVFIFTVVYLMGMV, encoded by the coding sequence ATGGAACCACAAAAAATGACAGCAGAAACTTTTCCGGCTTCTCCTGAGAAAGCTACATTAGAAGGGAAGAATAAGTTTGTCGGGTTCTGGTTGTTTCTTGGGGGAGAAACCGTTCTGTTTGCATCGCTCTTTGCCACTTATTTGGCGCTGAAAAACTCAAATGCAGGCGGAGCAAAAACCACTGATATGTTTGATCTCACACTTGTTTTTATTGCCACGATGCTTCTACTGACGAGCAGTTTAACGAGTGTGTATGCAATGTATCATATGAAAAACTTTGCCTTTAAAAAGATGCAGCTGTGGCTTGGCGTGACTGTGCTATTAGGTGCTTCATTTCTAGGGGTTGAGATTTACGAGTTCTATCATTATGTGCATGAGTATGAATTTACCATTACCAGCTCAGCTCTTGGTTCTTCCTTCTATACACTTGTTGGAACTCACGGGGCTCACGTCGCCTTCGGACTTTGCTGGATTACCGCTCTTATGATTCGAAATATGAGGCGCGGACTTGATTTGTACAATGCGCCGAAATATTATGTGGCAAGTCTGTATTGGCACTTCATTGATGTTGTGTGGGTCTTCATCTTTACCGTTGTATATTTAATGGGAATGGTGTGA
- a CDS encoding COX15/CtaA family protein, whose translation MKFALRLLSVITTFVMLIVLIGGALVTKTGSGLGCGRQWPLCHGRFFPEMNPASIIEWSHRMSTGVSTILVLALAILCWKKISPVFRETKFLVIMSIIFLLLQALLGALAVVFGSNALVMALHFGISLISFASVLLLALLVFEATRSETKLVKPLHIGKRMQFHIYGLITYTYIVVYTGAYVRHTKSSLACSVFPFCSKDGALPAYFNQWVQMSHRAAALLLFAWIFVAMFHAIKHYKEQKQLYYGWIISAILITLQAISGVMSVYSHLALGYALAHSFFISCLFGVLCYFCLLIARFKYESKEPFR comes from the coding sequence ATGAAATTTGCTTTAAGGTTATTGAGCGTGATCACAACGTTTGTGATGCTGATCGTTCTGATTGGCGGTGCGCTTGTGACGAAAACCGGCTCGGGTCTTGGATGCGGCCGGCAGTGGCCTCTTTGTCACGGTCGTTTCTTTCCTGAAATGAACCCTGCTTCCATTATCGAATGGAGTCACCGCATGTCAACAGGGGTTTCCACCATTCTTGTACTGGCTCTGGCGATCTTATGCTGGAAAAAAATCAGTCCAGTATTCCGTGAAACCAAATTTTTGGTCATCATGTCCATTATATTCTTACTGCTTCAAGCGCTTTTAGGTGCTCTTGCCGTCGTTTTTGGTTCTAACGCACTTGTGATGGCACTGCACTTCGGTATTTCACTCATTTCTTTTGCTTCAGTATTACTGCTTGCGCTTCTTGTATTTGAGGCAACCAGATCTGAAACAAAGCTTGTGAAGCCGCTTCATATCGGCAAAAGAATGCAGTTCCATATTTATGGTTTGATCACCTACACGTATATCGTCGTGTATACGGGTGCTTATGTAAGACATACAAAGTCAAGCCTTGCTTGTTCTGTCTTCCCGTTTTGTTCAAAAGACGGTGCACTTCCAGCGTACTTTAATCAGTGGGTTCAAATGTCTCACCGGGCAGCAGCACTTCTTTTATTCGCCTGGATATTTGTTGCAATGTTCCATGCCATAAAGCACTATAAAGAACAGAAGCAGCTGTATTATGGCTGGATTATTTCAGCCATTCTGATTACACTTCAAGCCATCTCAGGTGTCATGTCTGTTTATTCTCACCTTGCGCTTGGTTATGCGCTCGCTCATTCATTCTTTATTTCCTGTTTATTCGGGGTACTATGTTACTTCTGCTTACTCATCGCTCGGTTTAAATATGAAAGCAAAGAGCCTTTTAGATAA
- the cyoE gene encoding heme o synthase, producing MANSKTVAEAAIHGQIEETTAWKDFLALIKMGIVNSNFITTFTGMWLAFYFTGMSFLGNLDIVLLTMIGSSLIIAGSCAINNAFDRDIDILMERTKTRPTVTGKIQPGQAYAFGILLVVLGLIMLLMTTITSAVIGFIGVFTYAVLYTMWSKRHYTINTVIGSVSGAVPPLIGWTAVTGTIDTTAWVLFMIMFIWQIPHFLSLAIKKTEDYRKAGIPMLPVVYGFEVTKRQIIIWTACLLPLPFFLGGLGWPIVALGTLLNIGWLVIGLMGFKMKDVMKWSTLMFVYSLNYLTIFFVAMIIITLF from the coding sequence TTGGCAAATTCCAAAACAGTTGCGGAAGCAGCTATTCATGGACAAATAGAAGAAACAACAGCTTGGAAAGATTTTCTCGCTCTGATTAAAATGGGCATCGTCAATTCCAACTTCATTACAACATTTACTGGAATGTGGCTTGCTTTTTATTTTACAGGTATGAGTTTCCTAGGGAATCTTGATATTGTGCTGTTAACAATGATTGGTTCTTCTCTTATTATTGCCGGTTCATGCGCAATTAATAATGCGTTCGACCGTGATATTGATATATTAATGGAAAGAACAAAAACAAGACCGACGGTTACAGGTAAGATTCAGCCGGGGCAAGCGTATGCATTTGGCATTTTGCTTGTTGTGCTTGGACTCATTATGCTTCTGATGACCACTATAACATCAGCGGTGATTGGATTTATTGGAGTCTTTACTTATGCGGTTCTTTACACCATGTGGTCTAAACGTCATTACACCATCAATACTGTCATTGGAAGTGTATCTGGTGCGGTGCCGCCATTAATCGGCTGGACAGCTGTCACAGGTACAATTGACACAACGGCTTGGGTTTTGTTTATGATTATGTTCATTTGGCAAATCCCTCACTTCTTGTCACTTGCGATTAAGAAAACGGAAGATTACCGTAAAGCCGGCATTCCAATGCTACCAGTTGTTTATGGCTTTGAAGTCACGAAGCGCCAAATCATCATTTGGACAGCATGTCTTCTCCCACTTCCATTTTTCTTAGGTGGATTAGGCTGGCCGATTGTCGCACTTGGCACATTGCTGAACATTGGATGGCTCGTCATTGGCCTTATGGGCTTTAAAATGAAAGACGTCATGAAGTGGTCAACGCTCATGTTCGTTTATTCATTAAACTACTTAACCATTTTTTTCGTTGCGATGATTATTATTACACTATTCTAG
- the pyc gene encoding pyruvate carboxylase, which produces MSQRTIQKVLVANRGEIAIRVFRACTELNLRTVAIYSKEDSGSYHRYKADEAYLVGEGKKPIDAYLDIEGIIEIAKRNDVDAIHPGYGFLSENIHFARRCEEEGIQFIGPTSQHLDMFGDKVKARDEAKKAGIPVIPGSDGPVDSVQEVEKFGEEYGYPFIIKASLGGGGRGMRIVRSKEELKEAYDRAKSEAKAAFGNDEVYVEKLIENPKHIEVQVIGDNHGNIIHLYERDCSVQRRHQKVIEVAPSVSLTDQLREDICEAAVQLAQNVTYINAGTVEFLVANGEFYFIEVNPRVQVEHTITEMITGVDIVQTQILVAQGHDLHSKEVGIPKQEDIFTHGFAIQSRVTTEDPLNDFMPDTGKIMAYRSGGGFGVRLDTGNSFQGAVITPYYDSLLVKLSTWALTFDQAAAKMVRNLQEFRIRGIKTNIPFLENVAKHEKFLKGEYDTSFIDSTPELFNFPKQKDRGTKMLTYIGNVTINGFPGIAEKKKPHFDKPVVPKLSLQQEIPSGTKQLLDTHGPEGLANWVKEQESVLLTDTTFRDAHQSLLATRFRTHDLKKVAKPTAGLWPELFSMEMWGGATFDVAYRFLKEDPWARLKELRQEVPNTLFQMLLRSSNAVGYTNYADNVIKAFVKESAEAGIDVFRIFDSLNWVKGMTLAIDSVRESGKVAEAAICYTGDILDPSRAKYDLGYYVSLAKELESAGAHILGIKDMAGLLKPQAAYELVSALKDELTIPIHLHTHDTSGNGLFTYARAIDAGVDIVDVAVSSMAGLTSQPSASSLYYALDGHKRKPDMNVQSVEQLSQYWDSVRKYYHEFESGMNSPHTEIYEHEMPGGQYSNLQQQAKGVGLGDRWNEVKTMYRRVNDMFGDIVKVTPSSKVVGDMALYMVQNDLTEEDVYEKGATLDFPDSVVELFKGYLGQPHGGFPEKLQKLILKGEEPLTVRPGEKLKPVDFEAIKQQFKESHDLTLTEQDAIAYALYPKVFSEFVQTAENYGDISVLDTPTFFYGMRLGEEIEVEIEKGKTLIVKLVSIGEPNPDATRVIYFELNGQPREVVIKDESIKSSVQEKMKADRSNPNHIAASMPGTVIKVLVEKGQKISQGEHLMINEAMKMETTVQAPFSAVVDEIHVTNGEPIQTGDLLIVLKPE; this is translated from the coding sequence ATGTCACAGAGAACAATTCAAAAGGTTCTAGTTGCAAACAGAGGGGAAATTGCTATCAGAGTCTTCAGGGCCTGTACGGAGCTCAATTTACGTACAGTGGCCATTTACTCCAAAGAAGACTCGGGCTCTTATCATCGCTATAAAGCAGATGAAGCATATCTAGTTGGAGAAGGGAAAAAACCGATTGATGCCTACCTCGATATCGAGGGGATCATCGAAATTGCAAAACGAAATGACGTGGATGCCATCCATCCAGGTTACGGATTTTTATCTGAAAACATTCATTTTGCAAGACGATGCGAAGAGGAAGGCATTCAATTTATCGGTCCAACTTCTCAGCACTTAGATATGTTTGGAGATAAAGTAAAAGCAAGAGATGAAGCGAAAAAAGCTGGCATTCCGGTCATTCCAGGAAGTGACGGACCAGTCGATTCGGTTCAAGAAGTCGAAAAATTCGGTGAAGAATACGGTTACCCGTTTATTATTAAAGCTTCACTAGGCGGCGGTGGCCGAGGTATGCGGATTGTCAGATCGAAAGAGGAGCTGAAGGAAGCTTATGACCGTGCGAAGTCAGAGGCAAAAGCTGCTTTTGGAAATGACGAAGTGTACGTTGAGAAACTGATTGAAAATCCGAAACATATCGAGGTGCAGGTGATTGGCGACAATCACGGCAATATCATTCATTTATATGAGCGTGACTGCTCTGTTCAAAGGCGGCATCAAAAGGTCATTGAAGTGGCGCCAAGTGTATCTCTTACAGATCAATTGCGTGAAGATATTTGTGAAGCGGCTGTTCAGCTTGCCCAAAATGTTACGTATATCAATGCAGGGACTGTAGAATTCCTTGTCGCAAATGGAGAGTTTTACTTTATTGAAGTCAATCCAAGGGTACAGGTAGAACATACGATCACAGAAATGATCACTGGTGTCGATATCGTCCAAACCCAAATTCTTGTCGCGCAGGGTCATGACCTTCACAGCAAGGAAGTCGGTATACCAAAGCAAGAAGATATTTTCACACATGGCTTTGCCATTCAATCAAGGGTCACAACAGAAGATCCTTTAAATGACTTTATGCCGGATACTGGGAAAATTATGGCCTACCGCTCAGGCGGTGGATTTGGTGTACGACTTGATACGGGTAACAGCTTCCAAGGTGCAGTCATTACACCTTATTACGATTCACTATTGGTCAAGCTGTCTACATGGGCGCTCACATTTGATCAAGCGGCTGCTAAGATGGTCCGAAATTTACAAGAATTCAGGATTCGTGGGATTAAAACAAACATTCCGTTTCTTGAAAACGTGGCAAAGCATGAGAAGTTTCTAAAAGGGGAATACGATACGTCGTTTATCGATTCGACACCAGAGCTATTTAATTTCCCTAAGCAAAAAGACCGTGGAACGAAGATGCTGACTTATATTGGTAACGTGACCATTAATGGGTTCCCTGGTATTGCGGAGAAAAAGAAGCCTCATTTTGACAAGCCCGTTGTACCGAAACTTTCACTACAGCAAGAGATTCCATCTGGGACAAAACAATTGTTAGACACGCACGGACCTGAGGGTCTTGCCAATTGGGTGAAAGAGCAAGAAAGCGTCCTTTTAACAGATACAACCTTTAGGGATGCGCATCAGTCTCTGCTTGCGACACGCTTCAGGACACATGATTTAAAGAAAGTGGCCAAGCCGACAGCAGGTTTATGGCCAGAGCTGTTTAGTATGGAGATGTGGGGCGGTGCTACATTTGATGTTGCATACCGTTTCTTAAAAGAAGATCCTTGGGCACGATTAAAAGAGCTCCGTCAGGAAGTGCCAAACACGCTGTTCCAAATGCTTTTAAGATCCTCAAACGCTGTTGGATATACAAACTATGCGGATAACGTGATTAAAGCATTTGTAAAGGAGTCGGCAGAGGCAGGCATTGACGTGTTCCGGATTTTTGATAGCTTAAACTGGGTCAAAGGCATGACACTTGCCATTGATTCTGTACGTGAATCAGGTAAAGTGGCAGAGGCAGCCATTTGTTATACGGGGGATATTCTTGATCCATCTCGTGCGAAATATGATCTTGGGTACTATGTCTCTCTTGCGAAAGAACTGGAATCTGCCGGTGCGCATATTTTAGGAATTAAAGATATGGCAGGTTTATTAAAGCCGCAGGCAGCTTATGAGCTAGTCTCTGCTTTAAAAGATGAGCTCACGATCCCTATCCATCTCCATACACATGATACGAGTGGAAATGGACTGTTCACCTATGCAAGAGCAATTGATGCAGGCGTTGATATTGTCGATGTGGCTGTCAGCTCTATGGCAGGACTCACATCTCAGCCAAGCGCAAGCTCACTGTACTATGCTTTAGATGGGCATAAAAGAAAGCCAGACATGAACGTCCAATCTGTCGAACAACTTTCTCAATACTGGGATTCCGTTAGAAAATACTATCATGAGTTCGAAAGCGGCATGAATTCGCCTCATACAGAAATTTATGAGCACGAAATGCCTGGCGGTCAGTATAGTAACTTGCAGCAGCAGGCGAAAGGTGTCGGACTTGGCGACCGCTGGAACGAAGTGAAGACAATGTACAGACGTGTCAATGACATGTTTGGAGATATTGTGAAAGTGACACCATCCTCTAAAGTAGTCGGAGATATGGCACTTTATATGGTGCAAAATGATCTAACAGAGGAAGATGTCTATGAAAAAGGAGCAACTTTAGACTTCCCTGATTCTGTTGTGGAACTATTTAAAGGCTATTTAGGCCAGCCTCATGGCGGATTCCCTGAAAAGTTACAAAAGCTGATTTTAAAAGGGGAAGAACCGCTCACTGTCAGACCTGGTGAGAAGCTGAAGCCAGTGGACTTTGAAGCTATTAAGCAGCAGTTTAAAGAGTCTCATGATCTGACGCTGACAGAGCAAGACGCGATTGCGTATGCCTTATATCCAAAAGTCTTTTCTGAATTTGTCCAAACAGCAGAAAATTATGGGGACATTTCTGTTCTTGACACACCAACGTTCTTCTACGGGATGAGGCTTGGTGAAGAGATTGAGGTAGAAATCGAAAAAGGTAAAACCTTGATTGTCAAACTCGTGTCAATTGGAGAACCGAACCCAGATGCCACAAGAGTGATTTACTTTGAGTTAAATGGCCAGCCGCGTGAAGTGGTCATTAAGGATGAAAGCATTAAATCCTCGGTTCAAGAAAAAATGAAGGCGGATCGTTCTAATCCAAATCACATTGCCGCATCAATGCCAGGCACTGTCATCAAAGTGCTCGTGGAAAAAGGACAGAAAATCTCGCAAGGTGAGCATTTGATGATCAATGAAGCTATGAAAATGGAAACGACTGTACAAGCACCATTCTCTGCGGTCGTAGATGAAATACATGTAACTAATGGAGAACCGATTCAAACCGGTGATCTGCTGATTGTCTTAAAGCCTGAATAA
- the coxB gene encoding cytochrome c oxidase subunit II has translation MIRKWRVYSLFLLLTLVLAGCGEPYLSTLKPVGEVADKQFFLTVLSTLIMVLVVIVVSIIFFYVIIKFKRSKVGEDTIPKQVEGNRNLEITWTAIPILLLIILVVPVVAYTLELGDTSAMDKKKRDPEKTLVVNVRASLYWWEFEYPDYGIVTSQELIVPTDQKVYFKLKASDVKHSFWVPSAGGKIDTNTDNENKFYLTFDSKRTKDAGEYFYGKCAELCGPSHALMDFKVKTLSQDEFLGWTKKMADYKKPTSTKDLALEGEKLFKEKNCLSCHAVEPGDERPEAARTAPNLATFGERTKVAGIKDMNKENVKAWLKDPESFKPGNKMTGTYPKLDDSEADALYEYLKGLKIE, from the coding sequence ATGATAAGAAAATGGCGTGTTTATTCACTGTTTCTCTTACTGACGCTCGTGTTAGCGGGCTGTGGTGAACCATACTTATCAACACTCAAACCAGTTGGGGAAGTAGCAGATAAACAATTTTTCCTAACGGTACTGAGTACACTCATTATGGTTCTTGTCGTCATTGTTGTATCGATCATTTTCTTTTACGTCATCATTAAATTCAAACGTTCTAAAGTAGGAGAAGATACGATTCCAAAGCAGGTGGAAGGGAACCGTAACCTAGAAATTACGTGGACAGCGATTCCAATTCTTCTCCTCATTATTCTCGTTGTACCTGTTGTGGCATATACGCTTGAACTAGGGGATACAAGCGCAATGGATAAGAAAAAACGAGATCCTGAAAAGACACTTGTTGTCAATGTAAGAGCCAGCTTGTATTGGTGGGAATTTGAATACCCTGACTATGGAATTGTCACAAGTCAGGAATTGATTGTACCGACGGATCAAAAGGTGTACTTTAAGCTGAAAGCATCTGACGTGAAACACTCTTTCTGGGTTCCATCGGCTGGCGGTAAAATTGATACTAACACAGACAATGAAAACAAATTTTATTTAACCTTTGATTCAAAACGAACGAAAGATGCAGGAGAATATTTTTACGGGAAATGTGCAGAGCTTTGTGGTCCTTCACATGCTTTAATGGACTTTAAAGTTAAAACGCTTTCTCAAGATGAGTTTTTAGGATGGACGAAAAAAATGGCGGATTACAAGAAGCCTACATCCACAAAAGATCTCGCCCTAGAGGGTGAAAAATTATTTAAAGAGAAAAACTGCTTGAGCTGTCACGCAGTAGAGCCTGGGGACGAACGTCCGGAAGCGGCAAGGACGGCACCAAACCTTGCGACTTTTGGAGAGCGAACGAAAGTAGCTGGAATCAAAGACATGAACAAAGAAAATGTGAAAGCATGGCTGAAAGATCCAGAGAGCTTTAAACCAGGGAATAAGATGACAGGGACGTACCCTAAATTAGATGACTCAGAAGCAGATGCACTCTACGAGTATTTAAAGGGTCTTAAAATAGAGTAA
- the ctaF gene encoding cytochrome c oxidase subunit IVB, with protein sequence MGNKNTNQSKVDLVYRKKKNAEEMKHQLISFGLMIGLTFVAFLTIASEDVGNWFAVPFILLLAVIQVAFQLYYFMHMNQKGHETPALFLYSGVFVAFITVLAFLTIIWW encoded by the coding sequence ATGGGAAATAAAAACACAAATCAGTCCAAAGTCGATCTTGTATACCGTAAAAAGAAAAATGCCGAAGAAATGAAGCATCAGCTCATTTCTTTCGGCTTGATGATTGGATTAACATTTGTTGCCTTTTTAACGATCGCCTCTGAAGATGTTGGGAACTGGTTCGCAGTACCATTTATTTTACTGCTTGCTGTCATTCAGGTGGCTTTTCAGCTTTATTATTTTATGCACATGAACCAAAAAGGGCATGAAACACCCGCATTGTTTCTTTATTCAGGTGTGTTTGTCGCGTTTATTACCGTATTAGCATTTTTGACCATTATTTGGTGGTAA
- a CDS encoding cryptochrome/photolyase family protein, giving the protein MEIVVIWFRRDLRLDDHIALSKAITYAKKHEYKLLALYHLDPFFTEMELDINNEHFFQSLAHFVKEARESQMYLHLFHDDILSAFQKLMDAYDIHAVFFNEDEVGNGRKRDDQVTRFLEEKGIHVSKWQDTHLHGARDILKADGSHYQVFTPYYQAWRKQEKQPVIKVDKSFFSSEHTLCDESLSQKGNDKLRDIIKGCSRKFDQIGSDMAMNTLHHFIQKRLARYHEKRDIPSVFGTSKLSRFLKTGTISIRTVFHAIHEEALFEDEGRETFTKELAWRDFYHMIYAHHPEMKDKEINSAFQEMKWNEDEVLFDAWCKGETGFPLVDAGMRQLNEEGWMHNRLRMVTASFLTKDYLIDWRKGEGYFAKKLVDYDEASNIGGFQWAASVGTDAVPYFRIFNPTTQSKRFDSSGDYIRKYVPELEHVDEKWIHEPSKMSIDEQLKSGCVLGDTYPLPTVDHQQMRKKAISLFEEAKQQ; this is encoded by the coding sequence TTGGAAATTGTCGTGATTTGGTTTCGCCGAGATCTGCGATTGGATGATCATATCGCCTTATCAAAAGCGATCACATATGCAAAAAAACATGAGTACAAATTGTTGGCTCTTTATCATCTAGATCCGTTTTTTACTGAAATGGAGTTGGATATAAACAACGAGCATTTCTTTCAAAGCTTGGCCCATTTCGTCAAGGAAGCGAGAGAATCTCAAATGTATCTTCATCTGTTTCATGATGATATTTTGTCCGCCTTTCAGAAGCTCATGGATGCCTATGACATCCATGCGGTCTTTTTTAATGAGGACGAAGTAGGAAATGGTCGAAAACGTGATGATCAAGTAACCCGTTTCTTAGAAGAAAAGGGCATTCATGTGTCAAAGTGGCAAGATACACATCTTCACGGGGCGAGAGATATTTTAAAAGCAGATGGCTCGCATTATCAAGTGTTTACCCCATACTATCAAGCATGGCGGAAGCAAGAGAAGCAGCCTGTGATAAAAGTTGACAAATCATTTTTCAGCAGCGAGCATACGCTTTGTGATGAATCACTATCACAAAAAGGGAATGACAAGCTGCGCGACATCATCAAGGGATGTTCTAGAAAATTTGATCAAATCGGTTCAGATATGGCGATGAACACGTTGCATCATTTTATTCAAAAAAGGCTAGCGCGTTATCATGAAAAGCGAGATATTCCGTCTGTTTTTGGCACGAGCAAGCTGTCACGTTTCTTAAAAACTGGCACTATTTCGATTCGAACGGTCTTTCATGCAATTCATGAAGAAGCCCTATTTGAAGACGAGGGTAGGGAAACATTTACGAAAGAGCTGGCGTGGCGTGATTTTTATCATATGATTTATGCACATCATCCAGAGATGAAAGATAAAGAAATCAATTCGGCGTTTCAAGAAATGAAATGGAATGAAGATGAGGTGCTGTTTGATGCATGGTGTAAAGGTGAAACAGGCTTCCCGCTCGTTGATGCAGGAATGAGACAGCTAAATGAGGAGGGCTGGATGCATAATCGCTTGCGAATGGTCACAGCCTCATTTCTAACAAAGGATTATTTGATTGATTGGAGAAAGGGCGAAGGCTATTTTGCAAAAAAGCTGGTGGATTATGATGAGGCTTCAAATATCGGAGGATTTCAGTGGGCTGCCTCTGTCGGGACAGATGCCGTACCGTACTTCCGCATTTTTAACCCAACGACCCAGTCAAAGCGATTTGATTCGAGCGGGGATTATATTAGAAAATATGTACCAGAGCTAGAGCATGTCGATGAAAAATGGATTCATGAACCAAGTAAAATGTCGATAGATGAACAACTGAAATCGGGATGTGTGCTAGGTGATACATACCCGCTTCCGACAGTTGATCATCAGCAAATGCGCAAAAAGGCCATCTCACTATTCGAAGAAGCAAAACAACAATAA